A single region of the Drosophila takahashii strain IR98-3 E-12201 chromosome 2R, DtakHiC1v2, whole genome shotgun sequence genome encodes:
- the LOC108058481 gene encoding cell death-inducing p53-target protein 1-like has translation MNNIRIPTRVPLEIDYDTSPPSYQEAMGWRTNGTTVAGASEGGVISRTSMHMICPSCHAEIKTTMIIRPSNITYVASLLICLLSFGLASCLIPFFLKDFKEVHHSCPNCRVSLGISG, from the coding sequence ATGAACAATATCAGAATACCGACAAGAGTTCCTTTGGAAATTGACTATGATACGTCGCCACCTTCGTATCAGGAGGCAATGGGCTGGAGGACAAATGGAACGACAGTTGCAGGTGCCTCTGAGGGAGGTGTAATAAGCCGCACCTCGATGCACATGATCTGTCCGTCGTGTCACGCCGAGATCAAGACGACCATGATCATTCGACCCTCAAATATTACCTACGTGGCCTCGTTGCTAATTTGCCTGCTCTCCTTCGGACTGGCAAGCTGCCtgatccctttttttttgaaggactTCAAGGAGGTCCATCACTCGTGCCCCAACTGCCGGGTTTCTCTTGGGATAAGTGGATAG
- the LOC108058490 gene encoding uncharacterized protein — translation MFNVQCSMFRVQKVLLAEYEEIYEPVLVENPFTLVDIRGVGLRQYQIGLTCNRLLFGCDNFAKYGDEPTFLARGLDPEIESFELVSMMPLQLIRFHFFRKSTRCLMMLNIVQPLGEPLALLEHPMIFEFGGHIFKQHFWHTWRERVASIRVMQPIYGQITGASPFSSTDVQLDEEVVVAQVHPVPRTPSLYSACHAGAGDFG, via the coding sequence ATGTTCAATGTTCAATGCTCGATGTTCCGAGTGCAGAAAGTTTTGCTCGCCGAATACGAGGAGATCTACGAACCGGTGCTGGTGGAGAATCCCTTCACCCTGGTGGACATCCGAGGAGTGGGCCTGCGGCAGTACCAGATAGGCCTGACCTGCAATCGGCTGCTCTTCGGCTGTGATAACTTCGCGAAGTACGGCGATGAGCCCACCTTCCTGGCCCGCGGTTTGGATCCTGAGATCGAGAGCTTCGAGCTGGTCAGCATGATGCCGCTGCAGTTGATCCGGTTCCACTTCTTCCGCAAGTCCACGCGTTGCCTCATGATGCTGAACATTGTCCAGCCGCTGGGTGAACCTCTGGCCCTTTTGGAGCACCCGATGATCTTTGAGTTCGGGGGCCACATCTTCAAGCAGCACTTCTGGCACACCTGGCGGGAGCGAGTGGCCAGCATCCGGGTGATGCAACCCATCTATGGCCAGATAACCGGCGCCTCGCCCTTCTCCAGCACCGATGTCCAGCTGGACGAGGAGGTGGTTGTGGCCCAGGTGCATCCTGTGCCCAGGACTCCCTCGCTCTACAGTGCCTGCCATGCGGGGGCCGGGGACTTCGGCTAG
- the LOC108058489 gene encoding cell death-inducing p53-target protein 1, protein MSSQLICEGPPTPPPSYSEAMGWEPPRSAVENTTTLSPQDTTGRTSLLTICPRCLDEIETTTVNRRGNMAYVASFVVMFTTCGLGCWLLPCIINGFNEVHHSCPNCKAPLGTVHL, encoded by the coding sequence ATGAGTTCTCAGTTAATCTGTGAGGGGCCTCCCACACCCCCTCCCTCGTATTCGGAGGCGATGGGCTGGGAGCCACCTAGATCGGCGGTGGAAAATACCACGACTTTGTCCCCTCAGGATACCACAGGTCGCACCTCGCTGCTAACGATCTGCCCAAGATGCCTCGACGAGATTGAGACGACCACAGTAAACCGGCGCGGAAATATGGCGTATGTGGCCTCCTTCGTAGTTATGTTCACCACCTGCGGACTGGGATGCTGGCTGCTACCGTGCATCATCAATGGCTTCAACGAGGTTCATCACTCGTGTCCCAACTGCAAGGCGCCCCTGGGCACAGTTCATCTATAG
- the LOC108058484 gene encoding uncharacterized protein, producing MMELKNFTLLTVILAIFACHTFGHILDSYEDSEEWCPPDNNNNNNNNNNNTNRTEHDASLCANFQHIRDMINQDTLRELIDVHYNCDPKFRRAMRYYDTPGFTQVNQELTNTAAYKTVLRELEAEHVDIADIESVADIFHCIILPVQKPDRNCDCKAVKHHTFVGDLLNIMPHQEIHNYVAESRANRTNFGNFTTAVVSKTFQATLKANIKKRDVVKPLRTLRKHGWDIPELLRAMLTIFQW from the exons ATGATGGAACTGAAGAACTTTACTTTACTTACCGTAATTCTGGCCATCTTTGCCTGCCATACATTTGGCCATATCCTGGATTCGTATGAAGATTCCGAAGAATGGTGTCCACCggataataacaacaataataataataacaataacaatacgAATAGAACCGAACACGATGCCAGTCTGTGTGCGAATTTCCAGCACATTCGCGATATGATCAATCAGGATACCCTGAGGGAACTAATCGATGTGCACTATAATTGTGATCCGAAATTCCGGCGTGCCATGCGGTATTACGATACCCCCGGTTTCACACAGGTTAACCAAGAATTAACGAATACGGCTGCCTATAAAACCGTCCTTCGCGAACTGGAAGCGGAACATGTCGATATAGCGGATATTGAAAGCGTTGCGGATATATTCCACTGTATCATCCTGCCGGTCCAGAAACCGGATCGAAATTGCGACTGCAAGGCGGTGAAGCATCATACCTTCGTGGGCGATCTGTTAAATATAATGCCCCATCAAGAGATCCATAATTATGTCGCCGAGTCTCGTGCGAACCGCACTAATTTTGGCAATTTCACAACGGCAGTGGTCTCGAAGACATTCCAGGCCACTCTGAAGGCCAATATT AAGAAGCGCGATGTCGTTAAACCATTGCGCACCCTGCGCAAACATGGCTGGGACATCCCGGAGCTGCTCCGCGCCATGCTGACCATTTTCCAGTGGTGA